In Planctomycetia bacterium, the genomic stretch ATGCATGGTGGAGCTGGAGTGTCTGATGATTTTCCACTGACTGCCATGTTCGCCAATGCCCGTATCCTTCGCCTGGCTGACGGTCCTGATGAAGTCCATCGTGCTCTGATCGCCAAGCTTGAACTGAAGCTATATCAGAACAGGATATCACCTGCTGGGAGGCAATCCTCATGAGTTGGACCGATCAACCCAGTCCGATGCGTCAGGGTGAAGAGTTGGATATTGCCAGAATTGATACGTTTCTCAAGCAGTCCGTTCCTGGTCTGGTCGGAGAGCCATCGGTTGGTCAGTTTCGCGGCGGAGCTTCCAACCTGACCTATCAATTCACCTATCCATCACGATCAGTTATTATTCGCCGACCACCTTTTGGACATCGTTCGGGGGCAGCACACGACATGCTGCGTGAAGCCAGAGTGATGACTGCATTGAAACCCGTTTACCCCTACGTGCCGGCGGTGCTGGCTACCAGCCAAGCTGGTGAAGTGCTCGACTGCCCGTATTACGTGATGGAGCGAATTGACGGCATTATTCTTCGCCATGATCTGCCAAAGAGCTTGAGTCTCAACACGACAGATACTCGCCAACTCTGTCTTAATGTCATCGACCGATTGATCGAACTGCATCAGATCGATTATCGTGCGGCGGGACTGGAAAACCTCGGCAAAGGCGAAGGTTACGTCAAGCGACAAGTGGATGGCTGGTGCGAACGTTTCGAGAAAGCCCATACAGATGATGTGAATGATTTCAGCACCATCACAAGCTGGCTGCGACAAACCATGCCAGAGCGTGACGCCGCCACCTGCGTCATTCATAATGATTTCCGATTTGACAATGTGGTACTGAACCCTGCTGATCCACTTCAGGTCATTGGCGTGCTCGATTGGGAAATGGCTACTCTAGGGGACCCGTTGATGGATCTGGGTAACAGCCTGGCTTATTGGATTGAAGCAGGTGATGGTCCCGACATGCAATCTGTCAGAAGACAACCTACGCATCTGCCCGGCATGCTGTCACGCCAACAGGTAATTGAGTATTACTGTCAGAAGACAGGGTATTCCGCAAATCAATTCGACTTCTATCAGGTGTTCGGCCTGTTCCGGCTGGCTGTCATCGCGCAACAGATATACTTCCGTTTTCGTCAGGGTCATGCTAAAAACCCGGAGTTCGCAAACTTCATTCACTTTACCAACCTGCTTCAGAAACAATGCCTTGCCATGATGGAACAAGGTACGGTGAAAGCATGAGCCAGTTGTACCTGGTACGTCATGGGCAGGCGTCGTTCGGCAGTCGCGATTACGATCAACTGTCGCCATTAGGCGTTGAGCAATCGCAACTGCTGGGCCAATGGCTTGCCACCACGGGTCTGAAACCCCAGCAAATCGTGCACGGCAGCATGGTGCGACAACAGCAGACAGCACTGCATTGCCTGAATCACTGGTTACCTGACCATCATTCAGCCTTTGCACCAGGACAGAATCATGCTTTTGATGAGTTTGATCACAAGGAAGTGTTGCTCCGAACGCATTCGCAATTCAGCGAACCGGGGTATCTGGAACGATTCATAGCGGAACAGCCCGCCAGCCGACGTGCCTTTCAGAAGATTTTTGCAGAAAGCATGAAACGTTGGATTGAAGGCAAACATGCTCACGAATACACCGAAAGCTGGCCTGCGTTTCGGACTCGCTGTGTGAAGGGATTGCTGCACGTGGCAGAAAATGCTGTAGATCAGGATGTCTGGATTTTCACCTCGGGTGGACCGATTGCTGCCATCATGCAACATGTCATAGGTATTCCCGATGATAAAGTGCTCGAAATCAACTGGACGATTCGCAATGCCAGCATCAGTCTGTTTAGCTCTCGGAATGGCGCCTTACGCCTCAAGCAGTTCAACAGTGTTGCACACCTGATACAAAACCAGCGTCCTGAACTACTCACCTACCGTTAAGCAAGGACTTCTCATGTCATTCACCACCATGTTTGATCTAACGGGCAAAATCGCACTGGTTACCGGAGGCAGCCGAGGCATTGGTGAATCCATCGCCCGTTGCCTGGCTGAGTATGGCGCACAGGTCCTGGTCTCCAGCCGGAAGGCAGAAGGCTGCGAAGCCGTAGCCCAGTCCATCCGTTCTACCGGCGGAAAAGCTGATGCACTGCCCTGCCACATCGGTGAAATGGATCAGATCGAAAAACTTTTTTCCAGCCTTGAGCAGCAGCATGGCCGACTCGATATCCTCGTCAACAATGCTGCCACCAATCCTCACTTCGGCCCCATTTGGGAAACCGATGTTGGTGCCTATCAGAAAACCGTGGATGTCAATATTCGAGGGTACTACTTCATGTCGTCACTGGCTGTCAAAATGATGATGCGCCAGGGTGCAGGCAGCATCGTCAATTTATCATCGGTCAATGGCGTTATCCCCGGACCCATGCAGGGGATTTACTCCATTACCAAGGCTGCCATCATTTCGATGACCAAAGCATTCGCAAAAGAATGTGCCGCCAGCGGTGTACGGGTGAATGCCCTCTTGCCCGGCCTGACCGATACAAAATTTGCTGCAACACTTATCAAGAATGAAACCATCCTCCCGAAGATGCTCGAACATGTCCCCATGAAGCGGGTAGCCCACCCCGATGAGATGGCAGGCACGGTTCTCTATCTAGTCTCGCCAGCCAGCAGTTACGCCACCGGGGTCTGCATTAATGTCGATGGCGGGTATCTGCTGAACTAACACTCAAATTCTCTGCTTGGCCTTGTTCATCCATTTCAGCGCTAATTGCCTCAGGTCAGCGGGTGCATGACCATTGCGCTCAGCAGAGAAGTAATCACGCTCAATGGAGGCAATTTCCGTTTCGAGTTGTTCCTTCAGGGCAGGTGGCAGGTGCTTCGCGCTGCGGAGCCTATCCAGATACTGATGCACCGTAAATGCAGTCATATGCTCAGGCAGCAGGTTATCATCGACAGTTACCGGACGCTTGCGCCGTATCAGGTAAATGATCACCCCCAATGTTAGAAGCGTTGCCAGTAGTGAACCAATCAGCCAGATGGTGCCTGCCATGCTCTTGTTGCCATACTTCTGATCCAACTCGATGGATTGGGTTACGCTGACCAGATCCGCATCGTTATAGCGCTGGTAGATGACTTCTGCATTTTCCACCAGAGGCTTGCCAAACTGGAAGGTTTTCGGCGCTGCCTGCCCTTCATGGGCAACCAGTGTCACCAATGCTGTTCGATCTGACTGTATGGCAATAGGCCCTTGATCTTCACTGAACTTGGCGATGGCTACACCCTGATCATCCAGCTTGGCAATTTCAAAACCAGCTGGCCTGATATCAAGCAACTGTGGGATCGGCGGTACTAGTCCCAGCCCGGTTGCCTTCACTTCCAGTATGAGTTTCCCTTTACTGGCTTGCCGTTCATCCAGAGTCTGAGTAATCGTGAGCTTGCGAACTGGTCGGGCTTTTGCCATCTTGGGCTTGCAATCGATCGGTAGTACCGGTGATTCAACGGGTAACACCACGAAGCCGGAAGTATCCAGAAAATCAAGATCGATGCGCAGACCAGGCAACTTATCCACCTGTGGTCCCTTGGCTTTGAGTAGCAAGTAGGCATAAGGTGTTACACGCCAGCCGAATTCCCTGGCCGAGCGCGAGTGCACTTTCTCTGATTCAAATGTCACAGATATGATATCGAACTGCTCTTTCAGTGTTTCTTTCACTGCAGTCTCAAACCGGTCACGGTAGTCTGCAGTTGGTCTGCCATAGTTGTACGACCATCGCAGGCTGTTCTGATTCTGCAGATATCTGCTGAAGCCACCCGATTCCCGTTCAATATCGCGAGTATGCAGCAGGTGAACGAATACGCCAAAGGGTTCACCGTGTCCAACGGTGGTATCGCCGCCATCCACTTCGGTCGTCAGTTTTACTTCAGTAATGAGATCCTTGTAGTAATCGAAGAGTTTTCGGGCTTCATACGCCTGCTTGTGATCAGGATCAATGATGCCAAAGCCGCCTTGAAGATAGCGGAACTTCACCTGGGCTTTGGCTGAACTCATGCGTGAAAAAAGATTGTTGGCGAATTTGTTCATGTGCCGTTCTGCCAGGTCAGCAGGCAACTTCTGAATAGCCGCCTTGATGATTGGCATCTGTTTGAAATCAGGTTGCCGTTCTTCATTGATCATGGCCAGATCGACAGCACCCAGCGAGGCGTAAAACCATTGATCATAGACCATGGTTGTCTCTTCATCTTCAGGCAAGCTGCGTGTACGCAGCACCGCATCGTATTGCTCAGCTGCCTGGGCGAAGACCTTCAATGCCTGGCTCCGCTGTGCGCTGAATTCGGAAGATTTGCCCAATTCCGAACGATAATTGACTTCATCATGCAGCACCGCTGCCTTGGCCGTGAGCAACGCCCAGTGATTGGGATGTTGCTTCAGGCCATCTTCAATCACCTGTTTGGCAACTTCATATCCGCGCAAGACTTCTTCCTGAATATCCTTCTGTTTGCGGTTTGTCTTGTTCTTTTCCTGCACGCCAGGATTCTTCCATAGGCCTGTCAGGTTGCCTCGCATCGTCTGGGCCAGGCTGGCGAAAGTACGAGGCTTCAGCTTACCCAGCGGACCAAATACCTTTTCAATCGCTTCTGTCTTGTAGACCTCGGCAGCACTGTGGCAGGTAGTGAACGCTTTGGACAACTGTTCCTCATCGACGTCACCGAGGTTCATCTCACGCATTTTAGAGATAACTTCCGACAGTTCTTTAACATTGCGTTCCTGCTTGGAACGTGTCAATGGTATGCCTTCAGCACGTTCTTCATAACCATAGAAGAAATACATGCTGCGGTACTGATTGCGTTCGCTGTTAGGATCATGATTCCGAGTCCAGACTTTCAGGAATTCCTTTACCAGTTCTTTCGCCTGGTTCGGATTGGACTTGGCCAACGACTGGATATGAGGGAAAGCCTTGTTCTCTTCGCCTACCTTCAGATGCAGTTGCGCGAGTGTCCCTGATAGTTTGGGACGCAAGCCTGCATCAACATAGGTCAGCCACTGGTCATCGGGCGATGTTCGGAGCAGTTCCCCGGTGGCAATGGCCTGGGGGATGCCCTGCTGCCTCATGTTCCACATCATCTGCTGGTTGCCATCGTCATCGACGTTGACGTAGTAGAAATTGCCGAAGACATCTCGCCTGGCTCGTGGGCCATAGTTTGATGAAAAATCATACTGTTTGCTGAACTCAGCTTCACGCATCCAGTTGGAAGCCAGCAGGGTCAGGGTTTGAGCCCATTCACGAGCCTGGGTTGGCGAGGATTTGAGCAATGCTGCAATCGCGCTCTTCTGCAATTGCAGTTCCTTGAGTCGCAACGTGGAATCTTGTGGATGACGCAACATTCCCTGGGCAATGTAGGTTCCCAGTGTTGAAAGGATCTCTTTGCCTCGTTCGGTATTGGTGGTGAAACTCTCTTCGAGCCATCTCTGTCC encodes the following:
- a CDS encoding phosphotransferase family protein, with the protein product MSWTDQPSPMRQGEELDIARIDTFLKQSVPGLVGEPSVGQFRGGASNLTYQFTYPSRSVIIRRPPFGHRSGAAHDMLREARVMTALKPVYPYVPAVLATSQAGEVLDCPYYVMERIDGIILRHDLPKSLSLNTTDTRQLCLNVIDRLIELHQIDYRAAGLENLGKGEGYVKRQVDGWCERFEKAHTDDVNDFSTITSWLRQTMPERDAATCVIHNDFRFDNVVLNPADPLQVIGVLDWEMATLGDPLMDLGNSLAYWIEAGDGPDMQSVRRQPTHLPGMLSRQQVIEYYCQKTGYSANQFDFYQVFGLFRLAVIAQQIYFRFRQGHAKNPEFANFIHFTNLLQKQCLAMMEQGTVKA
- a CDS encoding histidine phosphatase family protein is translated as MSQLYLVRHGQASFGSRDYDQLSPLGVEQSQLLGQWLATTGLKPQQIVHGSMVRQQQTALHCLNHWLPDHHSAFAPGQNHAFDEFDHKEVLLRTHSQFSEPGYLERFIAEQPASRRAFQKIFAESMKRWIEGKHAHEYTESWPAFRTRCVKGLLHVAENAVDQDVWIFTSGGPIAAIMQHVIGIPDDKVLEINWTIRNASISLFSSRNGALRLKQFNSVAHLIQNQRPELLTYR
- a CDS encoding SDR family oxidoreductase — its product is MSFTTMFDLTGKIALVTGGSRGIGESIARCLAEYGAQVLVSSRKAEGCEAVAQSIRSTGGKADALPCHIGEMDQIEKLFSSLEQQHGRLDILVNNAATNPHFGPIWETDVGAYQKTVDVNIRGYYFMSSLAVKMMMRQGAGSIVNLSSVNGVIPGPMQGIYSITKAAIISMTKAFAKECAASGVRVNALLPGLTDTKFAATLIKNETILPKMLEHVPMKRVAHPDEMAGTVLYLVSPASSYATGVCINVDGGYLLN